A region from the Coturnix japonica isolate 7356 chromosome 28, Coturnix japonica 2.1, whole genome shotgun sequence genome encodes:
- the FSTL3 gene encoding follistatin-related protein 3 — MPLRLPFCLFVLCSLVGGDAAHGGICWLQQGKEAKCTMILKTGVTWEECCANGNVDVAWSNYTYPGNKISLLGFLGLVTCHPCKESCEGVVCGPDKVCKMKHGRPQCACAPDCSSLPRKLQVCGSDGYTYRDECDLLTAKCRDHPDLEVMYQGKCKKSCSSVVCPGTHTCVVDQTGSAHCVMCRTAPCPEPTSLDHALCGNNNITYPSACHLRRATCHLGRSIGVRHYGSCSASTRFSLETDNAEENYV; from the exons GTGGgatctgctggctgcagcaggggaaggaggcCAAGTGCACCATGATCCTGAAGACAGGAGTGACATGGGAAGAGTGCTGCGCCAACGGCAACGTGGACGTGGCCTGGTCTAATTACACCTACCCAGGCAACAAGATCAGCCTGCTGGGCTTCCTGGGGCTGGTGACCTGCCATCCATGCAAAG AGAGCTGTGAAGGGGTGGTGTGTGGCCCCGACAAGGTGTGCAAGATGAAGCATGGGAGGCCCCAATGTGCTTGTGCTCCTGACTGCTCCAGTCTGCCCCGCAAGCTGCAGGTCTGCGGTTCAGATGGCTACACCTACCGTGATGAGTGCGACCTGCTGACAGCCAAGTGCAGAGACCACCCCGACCTGGAAGTGATGTACCAGGGCAAATGCAAAA AATCCTGCTCCAGCGTGGTGTGCCCCGGCACCCATACATGCGTGGTGGATCAGACAGGCAGCGCTCACTGTGTGATGTGTCGGACGGCTCCATGCCCTGAACCCACCAGCCTGGATCACGCTCTTTGTGGCAATAACAACATCACCTACCCATCCGCGTGCCACCTGCGTAGGGCCACGTGCCACCTGGGGCGCTCCATTGGTGTGCGGCACTACGGGAGCTGCTCGG CCTCAACCAGGTTCTCCCTGGAGACGGACAACGCGGAGGAGAACTACGTGTGA